The following coding sequences are from one Acipenser ruthenus chromosome 7, fAciRut3.2 maternal haplotype, whole genome shotgun sequence window:
- the LOC117415938 gene encoding transcription factor ATOH7-like: MLNMKSCQSSCADSGSESDSKGTPVSEKTENASRRRMAANARERKRMQGLNTAFDRLRKVVPQWGQDKKLSKYETLQMALSYIMALNSILTDAERYRSSSQREWLNQQIEHFQQENYHSLLRQGSPMGNENYTQAILPYQHESYQIVN, translated from the coding sequence ATGTTAAACATGAAATCCTGCCAGTCCAGCTGTGCTGATTCCGGCTCTGAGTCTGATTCCAAGGGAACGCCTGTCTCAGAGAAGACGGAGAATGCTTCCAGGAGGAGAATGGCAGCCAATGCCCGGGAGAGAAAGAGGATGCAGGGTCTGAACACAGCCTTCGACCGGCTGCGCAAGGTGGTGCCTCAGTGGGGGCAGGACAAGAAGCTCTCCAAGTACGAGACCCTGCAGATGGCCCTCAGCTACATCATGGCCCTGAACAGCATCCTAACGGACGCAGAGCGCTACAGGAGCAGCTCACAGAGGGAATGGCTCAACCAGCAGATTGAGCATTTCCAGCAGGAGAACTACCATTCTTTGCTGAGGCAGGGGTCCCCAATGGGGAACGAGAACTACACCCAGGCCATTCTTCCTTACCAGCATGAGAGCTACCAGATTGTTAATTAA
- the LOC131737624 gene encoding transcription factor ATOH7-like — protein MELFSVYEETALVAFIKSLNMKSYISGCVDSGSGSETGSKCEPGTETVERVTRRRMAANARERKRMQGLNSAFDRLRKVVPQWGQDKKLSKYETLQMALSYIMALNSILTDAERYRSSSQREWLNQQIEHFQQANYSYL, from the exons ATGGAGTTATTTTCGGTTTATGAAG AAACTGCATTAGTTGCTTTTATCAAGAGTCTGAATATGAAATCCTACATATCAGGCTGTGTAGATTCTGGTTCTGGCTCAGAAACAGGTTCCAAATGTGAGCCTGGAACCGAGACGGTCGAGAGAGTGACCAGGAGGAGAATGGCAGCCAATGCCCGGGAGAGAAAGAGGATGCAGGGTCTGAACTCAGCCTTCGACCGGCTGCGCAAGGTGGTGCCTCAGTGGGGGCAGGACAAGAAGCTCTCCAAGTACGAGACCCTGCAGATGGCCCTCAGCTACATCATGGCCCTGAACAGCATCCTAACGGACGCAGAGCGCTACAGGAGCAGCTCACAGAGGGAATGGCTCAACCAGCAGATTGAGCATTTCCAGCAGGCGAACTACTCCTATCTATAG